The genomic stretch GAGCAGCATGTGGTCGCCGCCGCGGCGGCCGACGGCGCGCTGCAAGCCTTACGCCATGACGTGACCACATGCACTTCCACGATCGAGGAATGGGTCGAATCCGCCGCACTCATCACGCGCCGGCTCTACGCCTGTCCCAACCTGCAGACCAGCCACCGGCTGGTCGAGCTGGACATCGGCACGCCTACCTTCATGCGCGCGCCGGGTGAAGCCACCGGCAGCTTTGCGCTGGAATGCGCGCTCGACGAACTGGCGGAGCGGCTGGGGCTCGACCCGGTTGCGCTGCGCCTGCGCAACCACGCCGACACCGATCCGGACAAGCAGCTGCCGTTCTCGAGCAAGTCGCTGCGCGAGTGCTATCGCGACGCCGCCGAGCGCTTCGGCTGGGCGCGCCGCGATCCGGCCCCACGCTCGATGCGCGCCGACGGCAAGCTGGTGGGATTGGGCATGGCCACCGCCACCTATCCCACCTACCGCTCGCCGGCCAGCGCGATGGTGCGCCTGCTGCCGGACGGCACGGCGCTGGTACGCACCGGCTCGCAGGACCTCGGCACCGGCACCTATACGGTGATGACGCAGGTCGCCGCCGATGCGCTGGGCCTGCCGCCGCAACGCGTCCGCCTTGAACTCGGCGATACGGCCTTCCCCGAGGCGCCGGTGTCGGGCGGCTCGCAATCGGTGGCCAGCGTCGCACCCGCCGTGCAGCAGGCGGCCGAGGCGGCGCGGCTGCGGCTGATCCGCCAGACCGTGGCCGATACCGCCTCGCCGCTGGCGGGCGCGCCGGTAGAGGACGTCGAGATCGTCGATGGCTGGCTGCAACGCCGCTCGCAACACCGCTCGGATGTGGCGCAGCGCGAACCGATGTCCGCGCCGATCCAGCGTGCGGGCGGGCGAGCGATCGAAGCCCGCGCCAGCACCAGGCCCGGCAAGGAGCGCCAGACGTATTCCATGCACGCCTTCGGCGCGGTCTTTGCCGAAGTCCGCGTCGACCCTGAACTGGGCGAGATCCGCGTCCACCGCGTGGTGGCCAGCTACGGCGCCGGCCGGCTGCTGAACCGCAAGACCGCGCACAGCCAGCTGATGGGCGGCATCGTCTGGGGCATCGGCATGGCATTGCACGAGAAGACCGAGCTGGACCTGGCCACCGGGCGCGTCGCCAACGCCAACCTGGCCGAGTACCACGTGCCGGTCAATGCCGACATCGGCTCCATCGAGGTCACGGTGGTGGACGAGGACGATCGGCATATCAACGCCCTGGGCACCAAGGGCATCGGCGAGATCGGCATCGTCGGCGTGGCCGCCGCGATTGCCAATGCCGTGTACCACGCTACCGGCCGGCGCGTGCGCGACTTGCCGATCACGCTGGACAAGCTGCTCGACTGAACGCCCTCCCGTCACCAGGCAGAATCTGCAGGCGCCGCGGTGGCTGCACCATGGTTGCGCCGGCCGCGATCCGGTGGAAAGATGTCGTCCACGGGCCCCGCGCCCCCAATCTGGCTGCCCGCCATGCGGGCATGGAGGCTGCCGTGACCGAGCGAATTCCACCGCGTACTTCCTCGTGCATCGCCCTGCTGCTGGCCACCGGCGCGCTGCTGACCGCGGGCCCGGCCAGCGCCCAGACGCCGGCACCGCTGGCCGAATGGCAGTTCTCCGCCGGCATCCCGCTGCAGAAGCTGTTCCAGGACGACATCCCCGACTGGCAGGTCCGGCTTGGCGCCGCCGCGATGCTGCGGCCGCGCTACGACGGCTCGTCCGAGTACATCGTGATCGGCGGCCCCAGCATCGATATCCGCTACCGCGACCTTGCCTTTGCGTCGATCGGCGAAGGGCTGGGCGTGAACCTGCTGCGCGGCAGGAACTGGCGCGCCGGCATCGCCCTGACCTACAACCTGGGCCGGCGCGGCCAGGAAGATTCGCCGCACCTGGACGGCATGGGCAATATCAACCCGGCGCCGGAAGGCAAGCTGTTCGCCGAATACGCAATCTCGAAAGCATTCCCGCTGGTGCTGCGCATCGACGCGCGCCGCAGCCTGGGCGGCAGCGACGGCTGGGTCGGCGATATCGGCGCCTATATGCCGCTGCCCGGCAGCTCGGAGCGATTCTTCTGGTTCGCCGGCCCCACCGTCACGCTGGCCGACTCGCGCTACATGAACGCCTGGTACGGCGTCAGCGCCGCGCAGGCGCGCGCT from Cupriavidus nantongensis encodes the following:
- a CDS encoding xanthine dehydrogenase family protein molybdopterin-binding subunit, which encodes MSVTGTPLDRVDGIPKVTGSARYTADHTLPGLVHAVMVTSAIARGEIVAIDTAACERMPGVRLVLTPFNAPHLPKGGKAAADIPTAGHLMSLLQDTTVHYNNQPIAVVVADTLEQARDAARCLPVQYRQGDAVLDFAQARARARKPDEDESADSRRGDPDAGRRGAAAVIDAVYTTPMETHNPMEPHATLAAWDGEQLTLYDATQYVTGVRKAVAAAFGMAADKVRVICPYVGGGFGCKGSVWSHVVLAAMAARQVSRPVRLVVERTQMFGPVGGRPLTEQHVVAAAAADGALQALRHDVTTCTSTIEEWVESAALITRRLYACPNLQTSHRLVELDIGTPTFMRAPGEATGSFALECALDELAERLGLDPVALRLRNHADTDPDKQLPFSSKSLRECYRDAAERFGWARRDPAPRSMRADGKLVGLGMATATYPTYRSPASAMVRLLPDGTALVRTGSQDLGTGTYTVMTQVAADALGLPPQRVRLELGDTAFPEAPVSGGSQSVASVAPAVQQAAEAARLRLIRQTVADTASPLAGAPVEDVEIVDGWLQRRSQHRSDVAQREPMSAPIQRAGGRAIEARASTRPGKERQTYSMHAFGAVFAEVRVDPELGEIRVHRVVASYGAGRLLNRKTAHSQLMGGIVWGIGMALHEKTELDLATGRVANANLAEYHVPVNADIGSIEVTVVDEDDRHINALGTKGIGEIGIVGVAAAIANAVYHATGRRVRDLPITLDKLLD
- a CDS encoding MipA/OmpV family protein; translated protein: MVAPAAIRWKDVVHGPRAPNLAARHAGMEAAVTERIPPRTSSCIALLLATGALLTAGPASAQTPAPLAEWQFSAGIPLQKLFQDDIPDWQVRLGAAAMLRPRYDGSSEYIVIGGPSIDIRYRDLAFASIGEGLGVNLLRGRNWRAGIALTYNLGRRGQEDSPHLDGMGNINPAPEGKLFAEYAISKAFPLVLRIDARRSLGGSDGWVGDIGAYMPLPGSSERFFWFAGPTVTLADSRYMNAWYGVSAAQARAGRPQYHARGGIKSYGFGVTSVWYFAKHWFASSDVAVSQLAGDAADSPITRKRTNAVFDLSVNYEF